One window from the genome of Elaeis guineensis isolate ETL-2024a chromosome 5, EG11, whole genome shotgun sequence encodes:
- the LOC105045581 gene encoding uncharacterized protein isoform X2 — protein MTHELSMKQHQEEDVKKKRTIVLKSTAQLDKKSDDTKNEEQDEEMALIIRKFKKFLKKRRQGMRKMPPTKGEHSKEKDKMQPFICYKCKKPGHFKSECSQLKKGPKKYKKKAMMATWSGSDESSSEEENSNEQANLCLMAHENEVNTETPNDFTFEELHEAFYDLIDELQKLEVKNKELKSKNQSLLKENEIISNEKSILSQENLNLKNEIAKLKSMVEKFILSSNKLQMILDNQKTIYDKAGLGYNPLKKQKLLKNIFVNSSCNKFSNITCFKCGKVGHKFYTCFSNKSENFNVKKIWVPKRTTETNQKGSKKAWVPKVKI, from the coding sequence atgacacacgagctaagtatgaaacaacatcaagaagaagatgtcaaaaagaagaggacaatcgtcctcaaatccactgctcaacttgatAAGAAAtctgatgatacgaaaaatgaagagcaggatgaagaaatggcccttattattagaaagtttaagaagtttttgaagaaaagaagacaaggaatgaggaagatgccacctacaaaaggggaacatagcaaagagaaggataagatgCAACCCTTTATTTGTTATAAAtgtaagaagccgggacactttaagtctgaatgttcacaacttaagaagggtcccaagaagtataagaaaaaggctatgatggctacatggagcggaagcgatgagtcaagctccgaagaagaaaattcaaatgaacaagccaacttgtgccttatggcacatgaaaatgaggtaaatactgaaactcctaatgactttacctttgaagaacttcatgaagcgttttatgatctaattgatgaactacagAAGCTAgaggtaaagaataaagaattgaaatcaaagaatcaatctttactaaaagaaaatgagattatttcaaatgaaaaatcaatcttgtctcaagaaaatctgaacttaaaaaatgagattgccaagttaaaatcaatggttgaaaagttcattttaagttcaaataaacttcaaatgatacttgacaatcaaaagaccatttatgataaagccggtcttggatataatcctttaaagaaacaaaaacttctgaaaaatatctttgtaaattcatcatgcaataagttttcaaatattacttgctttaaatgtggtaaagtaggacacaaattctatacatgtttttctaacaaatctgaaaattttaatgtaaagaaaatatgggttccaaaaagaaccaccgaaactaaccaaaaaggatccaagaaagcttgggtacctaaagtgaaaatttga